A section of the Macadamia integrifolia cultivar HAES 741 chromosome 9, SCU_Mint_v3, whole genome shotgun sequence genome encodes:
- the LOC122089619 gene encoding putative nuclease HARBI1 yields MVQLANETIRTLNFDVVPSEIQYNPKFSPFFQDCIGAIDSTHISVIVPRSEQTRYRNRKALIIQNVMCACSFDMGFTFVYAGWEGSAHDAWVFEEARSNTTLGFLHPPPGKYYVVDSGYTSQLGYFTPFRAERYHLPDFSGERRGARTPKELFNHRHSSLRNVIERTFGVLKNRFQILQKMKGYRIEDQASIVVACCGLHNYIKEQAIKDDLFDEYGCEQNVIDQLNPPNHQDFIAPTTSTS; encoded by the exons ATGGTTCAACTAGCGAATGAAACAATCAGAACACTTAATTTTGATGTGGTCCCCTCAGAGATTCAATATAACCCAAAGTTTAGCCCTTTCTTCCAG gattgcattggtgctaTTGATAGCACTCATATTAGCGTCATAGTACCCAGATCAGAGCAAACCCGATACAGAAATCGAAAAGCATTGATCATACAAAATGTTATGTGTGCTTGCTCGTTCGACATGGGTTTCACATTTGTGTATGCGGGCTGGGAAGGTAGTGCACATGATGCTTGGGTTTTTGAAGAGGCGAGATCAAATACTACCTTAGGTTTTCTTCATCCTCCTCCAG gaaagtattatgttgtggACTCAGGTTACACAAGTCAACTTGGGTATTTCACACCCTTTCGAGCAGAAAGGTATCACCTACCAGATTTTAGTGGGGAGAGAAGGGGTGCAAGAACACCGAAGGAGTTGTTCAATCATAGACATTCCTCCTTACGGAATGTTATTGAAAGAACCTTTGGtgtattgaaaaatagatttcaaatcttacaaaaaatgaaGGGTTACCGTATCGAGGACCAAGCCAGCATCGTAGTTGCATGTTGTGGGCTTCACAACTACATCAAAGAACAAGCTATTAAAGATGATCTTTTTGATGAATATGGTTGTGAACAGAATGTAATTGATCAACTAAATCCTCCTAATCATCAAGACTTCATTGCTCCAACTACAAGTACAAGTTAG
- the LOC122088057 gene encoding protein WVD2-like 3, giving the protein MGRQIAETCMDKEPDRVIVYSNGVVQNSDNDIAHRLRDLPKSDDHMKGNPKSQVLEEIIELKDCDVKECTTENPIEIPELLPFKSSSPRDETVKSEGQKPNNHKKLGSPVKPSSRSDGVGNMRSSCTVPQPFSLATEKRASCGTRPAVPETAVAGGINRPSNMNNLQASGTAKKPQLRSSLASRRPLQPDNKKHPDEEDVCSVASSTAASFRTLKSRITVPTAPVFKCTERLEKRKEFYSKLEEKHQALEAERTQCEARTKEERDAAMKQLRKSLMFKANPMPSFYQEGPPPKVELKKLPTTRAVSPKFGRRKSCSDAVDSSQGDDRKGVCGRATRHSLGSYKEDTKATNNSSRSTNLSYRVKDGPKQVRGSTKSAALKTTGQTNVDIAVQS; this is encoded by the exons ATGGGCAGGCAAATTGCAGAGACGTGTATGGATAAGGAGCCAGATCGTGTCATTGTTTACTCAAATGGTGTTGTGCAAAATTCAGATAATGACATTGCTCATAGGCTCCGTGATCTTCCGAAATCAGATGATCATATGAAGGGGAATCCAAAGTCTCAAGTTCTAGAAGAGATTATTGAATTAAAGGATTGTGATGTTAAAGAATGCACAACGGAAAATCCAATTGAGATCCCTGAGCTTCTTCCATTTAAAAGCTCATCACCTAGGGATGAAACAGTGAAATCTGAAGGTCAGAAGCCAAACAACCATAAAAAGTTAGGCTCTCCAGTGAAGCCTTCATCAAGATCTGATGGTGTTGGAAATATGCGATCAAGCTGTACTGTTCCTCAACCTTTTTCACTGGCAACTGAGAAGCGTGCTTCATGTGGAACTCGTCCTGCGGTGCCTGAAACTGCTGTTGCTGGTGGCATAAACAGACCATCTAATATGAACAATTTGCAGGCCTCTGGTACAGCAAAGAAGCCTCAG CTTAGATCATCGTTGGCATCTAGAAGGCCACTGCAACCTGATAACAAGAAACATCCTGATGAAGAAGATGTCTGCTCTGTTGCTTCCTC GACTGCTGCATCCTTTAGGACATTAAAATCCAGGATAACTGTTCCAACAGCTCCCGTGTTTAAATGCACTGAGCGTTTAGAGAAACGCAAGGAG TTTTACTCAAAGTTGGAAGAGAAGCACCAAGCGTTGGAGGCAGAAAGGACCCAATGTGAAGCTCGGACGAAG GAGGAACGAGATGCTGCTATGAAGCAGCTTAGAAAGAGCTTAATGTTCAAAGCAAACCCAATGCCAAGCTTTTACCAAGAGGGACCACCACCTAAGGTTGAACTCAAAAAG TTGCCTACAACTCGTGCAGTATCGCCAAAGTTTGGACGTAGAAAAAGCTGCAGTGATGCGGTTGATTCATCTCAGGGAGATGACCGGAAAGGAGTTTGTGGTCGGGCAACTCGTCATAGTCTGGGTAGTTACAAAGAAGATACTAAGGCTACTAACAATAGCAGTCGAAGCACAAACTTGAGTTACAGAGTCAAAGATGGGCCTAAACAGGTAAGAGGGAGCACAAAGTCTGCTGCTCTCAAGACAACTGGGCAGACGAATGTGGACATCGCAGTCCAGTCATGA
- the LOC122090003 gene encoding uncharacterized protein At2g34160-like gives MEVVAVADAGAGAIAKAKLGGGPERQRTNKIQVSSTKRPLYFYVNLAKRCMQQHEEVELSALGMAITTVVTIAEILKNNGLATQKKIMTSTVGMKDESKGRLVQKAKIEILMAKTGSLDNMLTAKTITSEAATDGKETLLAKTESLDNNLTAKTITSEAAADAKEEGADGKEILPAKPGSLDDKLTAKTITLEADADAKEEAAADDKEE, from the exons ATGGAGGTGGTTGCAGTCGCAGACGCAGGCGCAGGCGCCATTGCCAAGGCCAAGCTTGGAGGAGGCCCTGAGAGGCAGAGGACGAACAAAATTCAGGTCTCTAGCACGAAGAGACCTCTCTACTTCTACGTCAATCTCGCCAAG AGGTGCATGCAGCAGCACGAGGAGGTTGAGCTGTCCGCCTTGGGCATGG CAATCACTACGGTTGTCACAATTGCTGAAATTCTGAAGAACAATGGACTGGCTACCCAGAAGA AGATTATGACTTCTACAGTCGGCATGAAAGATGAATCCAAAGGACGCCTGGTTCAGAAAGCTAAG ATAGAAATATTGATGGCAAAAACTGGAAGTTTGGATAATATGCTGACTGCTAAAACAATTACATCAGAGGCTGCTACAGATGGCAAAGAGACATTGCTGGCAAAAACTGAAAGTTTGGATAATAATCTGACTGCTAAAACAATTACATCAGAGGCGGCTGCAGATGCCAAAGAGGAGGGTGCAGACGGCAAAGAGATATTGCCGGCAAAACCTGGAAGTTTGGATGATAAGCTGACTGCTAAAACAATTACATTAGAGGCGGATGCAGATGCCAAAGAGGAGGCAGCTGCAGATGACAAAGAGGAATGA